A window from uncultured Desulfobacter sp. encodes these proteins:
- a CDS encoding MogA/MoaB family molybdenum cofactor biosynthesis protein has product MNTHPHRISLPKHLKIAILSMSSTRTLDNDKSGLWIKKQSKKEGHEVVIHQVLPDDANAITEALEHIIERIAPHAVIMTGGTGISPKDVTIEAVRPLFDKELTAFGPVFAQLSFEQIDSAAILSRATAGFIKGTAVFCMPGSLNACKLACNDLIFPELGHLVKHAKE; this is encoded by the coding sequence ATGAACACGCATCCCCATCGAATATCCTTACCCAAACACCTTAAAATCGCCATATTATCCATGTCCTCCACCCGGACCCTGGACAATGACAAAAGCGGTTTGTGGATCAAAAAACAGAGTAAAAAAGAGGGGCATGAAGTGGTGATTCACCAGGTGCTCCCCGATGATGCCAATGCCATCACAGAGGCGCTTGAACATATTATTGAGCGCATCGCCCCCCATGCCGTCATCATGACCGGAGGGACCGGCATCAGCCCCAAAGATGTGACCATAGAGGCGGTGCGTCCCCTGTTTGACAAGGAGCTGACAGCCTTCGGGCCGGTATTTGCCCAGCTCAGTTTTGAACAGATTGATTCGGCCGCCATTTTATCCCGGGCCACGGCAGGCTTCATCAAAGGCACAGCCGTCTTCTGCATGCCCGGCAGTCTTAATGCCTGCAAACTGGCCTGCAACGATCTGATTTTCCCGGAACTTGGACATTTAGTTAAACACGCAAAGGAATAG
- the pyrR gene encoding bifunctional pyr operon transcriptional regulator/uracil phosphoribosyltransferase PyrR — protein sequence MTKKKSILNDQDYKRIITRIAYEIIEKHKGVKNLALVGIQTRGDFLAKRLAEQIAAIEGTAPPVGSMDINMYRDDWTKISHQPTVRPSNIPFSVDDKEIILVDDVLFTGRTIRAAMEALMDFGRPARIELAILVDRGHRELPIQADYQGIFADTEPEDMIHVHVREQDQEDCVYRELSI from the coding sequence ATGACAAAAAAAAAGAGCATTCTCAATGATCAGGACTACAAACGGATCATCACCCGCATTGCCTACGAAATCATTGAAAAACACAAAGGGGTCAAAAACCTCGCCCTGGTGGGAATTCAAACCCGGGGGGATTTTCTTGCAAAACGTCTGGCAGAACAGATCGCAGCCATTGAAGGCACAGCGCCGCCTGTGGGATCCATGGACATCAACATGTACCGGGACGACTGGACAAAAATCAGCCATCAGCCCACGGTAAGGCCGTCGAACATCCCTTTTTCCGTGGATGACAAAGAAATTATCCTGGTGGATGATGTGCTGTTCACCGGCAGAACCATCCGAGCGGCCATGGAAGCGTTGATGGATTTCGGCAGACCCGCCCGCATTGAGCTGGCCATTCTGGTGGACCGAGGCCACAGGGAACTGCCCATCCAGGCAGACTACCAGGGGATCTTTGCGGACACGGAACCCGAAGACATGATCCACGTACATGTCCGGGAACAGGATCAGGAAGACTGTGTTTACAGGGAGTTAAGCATCTAA
- a CDS encoding molybdenum cofactor guanylyltransferase: MEKLDCTGVILAGGCNSRLPGINKAFHKVGSNTMLDRIYTLFSTMFKEVILVVNEPALFLDIDALVVTDIDPSRCSLAGLHAGLFHADSEWIYVTACDVPFVSEKIILYLYSQISPGKQVIIPKTWEGLEPLAALYHKSCLPRIEATLEKKIFMVKKFYKPERVKQISPQILETLDPELRFKFNVNTSADLETAREMEQVSNPGHGRE, from the coding sequence TTGGAAAAATTAGACTGCACAGGCGTGATCCTGGCCGGCGGCTGCAACAGCAGATTGCCCGGTATAAACAAGGCATTTCATAAAGTTGGATCAAATACCATGCTGGATCGGATTTATACCCTGTTTTCCACGATGTTTAAGGAAGTGATCCTGGTGGTCAATGAGCCGGCGCTGTTTTTGGACATCGACGCGTTGGTGGTAACGGATATTGATCCGTCCCGATGTTCACTGGCAGGGCTTCATGCAGGACTTTTTCATGCAGATTCTGAGTGGATCTATGTCACGGCCTGTGATGTGCCGTTTGTCAGTGAAAAGATTATACTCTATCTTTATAGCCAAATCAGTCCCGGTAAGCAGGTGATCATACCCAAAACCTGGGAGGGGCTGGAGCCGTTGGCCGCTCTGTACCATAAATCCTGTCTGCCGAGAATTGAGGCCACCCTTGAAAAAAAGATATTTATGGTTAAAAAATTTTATAAGCCTGAACGGGTCAAGCAGATTTCGCCCCAGATCCTTGAGACTCTGGACCCGGAATTGCGTTTTAAATTTAATGTGAACACGTCTGCTGACCTTGAGACAGCCCGGGAAATGGAGCAGGTTTCAAACCCTGGACATGGGCGTGAATAA
- a CDS encoding molybdenum cofactor biosynthesis protein MoaE yields MDLPAMINQMKNHPDFSKAGMVLYHNGVVRDSSRDGRAVTGLSITVDQKKLDEILDQTRAMPGIVEVLVHINSDVPLMVGDDVMFLAVAGDIREHVIDGLTHCLNRIKTEATSKNQVFA; encoded by the coding sequence ATGGATTTACCCGCAATGATAAACCAGATGAAAAATCATCCCGATTTTTCCAAGGCCGGAATGGTACTGTACCACAATGGCGTGGTCCGGGACAGTTCCCGGGACGGCAGGGCTGTCACCGGCCTGAGCATCACCGTAGATCAAAAAAAACTTGATGAAATTTTAGACCAGACCCGGGCCATGCCCGGTATTGTGGAAGTGTTGGTACATATCAATTCAGATGTCCCGCTGATGGTGGGAGATGATGTGATGTTTCTGGCCGTGGCAGGTGATATTCGCGAACACGTGATTGATGGATTAACCCATTGCCTGAACCGGATAAAAACAGAAGCCACATCCAAAAATCAGGTGTTTGCCTGA
- the moaC gene encoding cyclic pyranopterin monophosphate synthase MoaC has product MNEFTHVDGQGRVRMVDVGEKLPTKRVAVAKGTVFMSMETLSAIVDEKVKKGNVLETARIAGVMAAKQTWSLIPMCHPLNITHARVDFSDDKENSCIHIEAEVSLTEKTGVEMEAMTAVSVAALTIYDMCKAYDKGMKISDIHLAFKSGGKSGTYTAPDTAL; this is encoded by the coding sequence GTGAACGAATTTACCCATGTGGACGGCCAAGGCCGTGTAAGAATGGTTGATGTTGGGGAAAAGTTGCCCACAAAACGTGTTGCCGTGGCAAAGGGAACGGTGTTCATGTCCATGGAAACGCTGTCAGCCATTGTCGATGAAAAAGTAAAAAAGGGCAATGTGCTTGAAACGGCACGTATTGCAGGCGTCATGGCGGCCAAGCAGACCTGGTCGTTGATTCCCATGTGCCATCCGCTGAACATCACCCATGCCCGGGTTGATTTTTCTGATGATAAGGAAAACAGCTGCATTCACATCGAAGCCGAAGTCTCCCTGACCGAAAAAACCGGGGTGGAGATGGAAGCCATGACCGCCGTCAGTGTGGCGGCCCTGACCATCTATGACATGTGCAAGGCCTATGACAAGGGCATGAAAATTTCCGATATTCATCTGGCCTTTAAATCCGGCGGGAAAAGCGGCACCTACACAGCCCCTGACACCGCCTTATGA
- a CDS encoding DNA recombination protein RmuC → MSTNNLAFLGAGFVLGLLTALALVKLGMHFFSGRFKQLSDQALYENSRQFMDMAQSHFNGYVQQAHQDFKGKEDAFARAVDPVQRMLERYEQRLGTMEKDRSQAFGAISQYLSDMAKTQHQLAKETDNLVKALRVPHVRGRWGEVTLRRAVELAGMVDHCDFVEQDVQGTGKGSLRPDMVVKLPGDRQVVVDAKVPLMAYLDALETTDEKMQKERLDDHARQVMAHVVQLGSKNYAAAFSPSPEFVVLFIPGENFFSAALAARPDLIEKGVAHGVILATPTTLIALLKTVAYVWLQQAGYENARSIRELGLELFERLSTMAEHMNRLGKDIERTAATFNRTVGAMEKRVLVSARKFENLGVSSTRLPDCNPVPEPAVTLKRMKETHTEI, encoded by the coding sequence ATGAGCACGAATAACCTGGCCTTTTTAGGGGCCGGGTTTGTGCTCGGGCTGTTAACGGCGCTGGCGCTTGTCAAACTGGGCATGCACTTTTTTTCAGGCCGGTTCAAGCAGTTGTCTGACCAGGCGCTGTATGAAAATTCCCGGCAGTTCATGGACATGGCCCAGTCCCATTTCAATGGGTATGTCCAGCAGGCCCATCAGGATTTCAAGGGTAAAGAGGATGCCTTTGCTCGGGCCGTTGATCCGGTCCAGCGCATGCTCGAGCGTTATGAGCAGCGGCTTGGAACCATGGAAAAGGATCGAAGCCAGGCCTTTGGCGCCATCAGCCAGTATTTGTCGGATATGGCAAAAACCCAGCACCAGCTTGCCAAAGAGACGGATAACCTGGTCAAGGCCCTGCGCGTCCCCCATGTCCGGGGCAGATGGGGGGAAGTTACCCTGAGACGGGCCGTGGAACTGGCTGGTATGGTCGACCATTGTGATTTTGTTGAGCAGGATGTGCAGGGGACGGGTAAAGGCTCGCTTCGACCGGACATGGTGGTGAAGTTGCCCGGCGACCGCCAGGTGGTGGTGGATGCCAAGGTGCCGCTCATGGCCTATCTGGATGCCCTGGAAACAACAGATGAAAAGATGCAGAAAGAACGGCTGGATGATCATGCCCGTCAGGTTATGGCCCACGTTGTCCAGCTGGGGTCAAAAAATTATGCCGCAGCCTTCAGCCCAAGCCCTGAGTTTGTGGTGCTGTTTATCCCCGGGGAAAATTTTTTTTCCGCGGCCCTTGCCGCCCGGCCCGACCTTATTGAAAAGGGCGTGGCCCACGGCGTGATTCTGGCCACGCCCACCACGCTGATTGCCCTGCTTAAAACCGTGGCATATGTCTGGCTGCAGCAGGCAGGATACGAAAATGCCCGGTCCATCCGGGAACTTGGCCTGGAACTTTTTGAACGGCTCTCCACCATGGCTGAGCACATGAACCGGCTGGGAAAGGACATTGAGCGCACCGCCGCCACCTTTAATCGAACGGTGGGCGCCATGGAAAAACGGGTGCTGGTGTCGGCCCGTAAATTTGAGAATTTAGGCGTTTCCAGCACACGGCTGCCCGATTGTAATCCTGTGCCGGAACCTGCCGTGACCCTGAAACGGATGAAAGAAACGCATACGGAAATTTAA
- a CDS encoding murein transglycosylase A, with translation MIRFVRRSVLFYLVLVLILAGPLGCRNKKKVQDPRGNPLVKVAESDLPEFRDTLFLQDLKASIDQSLAYFNRVPASRTYDYGPDVYTAAHMILSLENFKAFLATKPSVKDLNRFIRENYTVYKSVGGANKDVLFTGYFEPTYPGSRTPGPEYPWPVYSMPDDLFQIDLSEFSDAYKNHKRLMARVDPEARRIRPYYTREQIHNQPDFEQKARPVVWLANRVDRFFLEIQGSGRVALADGQIMRLHYAGVNGRKYSAVGKYLIDKNEVPKEKMSMQAIREWLTTHPDRMDEVLFTNESFVFFKEGQGGPFGCIGVAVTPVRSIATDTKLFPQGGLAFIQTALPVGVGQPKEDWPRASLFVLNQDTGGAIKGPDRVDLFCGAGDWADYTAGHMTARGQLYFLVLTPKN, from the coding sequence ATGATACGTTTTGTTCGAAGATCTGTTCTGTTTTATCTGGTGTTGGTTTTGATTCTCGCAGGACCCTTGGGATGCAGGAATAAGAAAAAAGTGCAGGATCCCCGGGGCAATCCGCTGGTCAAGGTTGCCGAGTCAGACCTGCCCGAATTCAGAGATACATTGTTTTTGCAGGATCTGAAGGCGTCCATTGACCAGAGCCTTGCCTATTTTAACCGAGTTCCGGCTTCCCGAACCTATGATTATGGTCCGGACGTGTATACTGCCGCCCATATGATCTTATCCCTTGAAAATTTTAAAGCGTTTCTTGCAACCAAACCGTCGGTTAAAGATTTAAACCGATTTATCCGTGAGAATTATACGGTCTACAAAAGCGTGGGCGGTGCAAACAAAGATGTCCTTTTCACCGGATATTTTGAACCCACCTATCCGGGCAGCCGCACCCCGGGACCTGAATATCCCTGGCCGGTCTATTCCATGCCCGACGATCTGTTCCAGATTGATCTGTCCGAATTCTCTGATGCCTATAAAAACCACAAGCGGCTCATGGCCCGTGTAGATCCCGAGGCCCGCAGGATCAGACCCTACTACACCCGGGAGCAGATTCATAATCAACCGGACTTTGAGCAAAAAGCCCGGCCTGTGGTCTGGCTGGCCAACCGCGTTGACCGTTTTTTTCTGGAGATCCAAGGATCGGGCAGGGTGGCCCTTGCCGATGGTCAGATTATGCGCCTGCATTATGCCGGGGTGAATGGCCGTAAATACAGTGCTGTGGGAAAATATCTCATTGATAAAAATGAAGTGCCGAAGGAGAAGATGTCCATGCAGGCGATCCGAGAGTGGCTCACCACCCACCCGGACCGCATGGACGAGGTGCTGTTTACCAACGAAAGCTTCGTGTTTTTCAAGGAAGGCCAGGGCGGGCCCTTTGGCTGCATTGGTGTTGCCGTAACGCCTGTGCGCTCCATTGCCACGGACACCAAATTGTTTCCCCAAGGGGGACTTGCCTTTATCCAGACAGCCCTGCCTGTGGGCGTGGGGCAGCCAAAAGAAGATTGGCCCAGGGCATCTTTATTTGTGCTCAACCAGGATACCGGCGGGGCCATCAAGGGCCCGGACCGGGTGGATCTGTTTTGCGGTGCCGGTGACTGGGCCGATTACACGGCCGGCCACATGACGGCCAGGGGGCAGCTCTATTTTCTCGTTCTTACCCCGAAAAATTAA
- a CDS encoding cytoplasmic protein, producing the protein MKRDTHQFIQEYDGIAAFGMDRESDEETIMFYLQKFSEDTFIKALVPRLSDQELEDIYNWLNTYIKKHMSEDEYHSLFLKDR; encoded by the coding sequence ATGAAAAGAGACACCCACCAATTTATTCAGGAATACGACGGCATAGCCGCATTCGGCATGGACAGGGAAAGCGATGAGGAAACAATCATGTTTTACTTACAGAAATTCAGTGAGGACACCTTTATCAAAGCGCTTGTGCCAAGGCTTTCCGACCAGGAACTTGAAGATATCTACAATTGGCTCAACACATATATTAAAAAGCACATGTCCGAAGATGAGTATCACAGTCTGTTTTTAAAAGACCGTTAA
- a CDS encoding methyl-accepting chemotaxis protein, translated as MRKLTLKAKLIAGGVVAAILPLAVVGLFSIIEASGALVSIAKGQAKLTAENLASMVDLSMKQEIGKAEAMASEFYIQEIAKGSKNDNVLAAAETYLGTVYERTGENYVFFFVADKSGQIIADSGYGKYRRQNTNLSDRKYFQDAKSGQIIISTPVISKAGGMPIVVVAVPLKDSSGSFVGILGVSVKLTALSEEITQVKIGETGYPFMVANDGLFIAHPVADYIFKLNMSSLEGMEEISRRTLAGESGVEKYRFKGTDKIAGFAHVPATGWSLVVTQNEAEFLAPVVSIRNLVLGAGAIFLVLTVLAVLWFVKGIMRLLGHDPSEIAKVANLIAAGDLTYEFPGTGKSITGVYASMQQMTNNLKHMFQDISQGIHTLTSSSTELSAVSKEMTAGAEMSSQKANNVSAAAEEMATAMNSVAAATEQTSANLQMIVAAAEEMSATINEISSNTAKGSQTTSQAVEKAEHISQKVDDLGRAAAEISKVTEAIVEISEQTNLLALNATIEAARAGEAGKGFAVVAGEIKELAKQTAQATDEIGVRIGEVQSTTTESVNAIKDIVAIIDDVNTIVTSVATAIEEQSATTQEISNNVSQAAAGVQEVNENVNQTSVVAAEVTEDVHHVSQSAEEISAGSVHINESALELSRLSESLNEMVGRFKL; from the coding sequence ATGAGAAAATTGACATTAAAAGCAAAATTAATTGCCGGTGGCGTGGTGGCGGCAATCTTGCCCTTGGCCGTTGTGGGGCTGTTTTCGATCATCGAAGCCTCCGGTGCACTGGTCAGCATAGCCAAAGGACAGGCAAAGCTGACGGCCGAAAATCTTGCCTCCATGGTTGATCTTTCCATGAAGCAGGAAATTGGCAAAGCCGAAGCCATGGCATCGGAATTCTATATCCAGGAAATAGCCAAAGGATCCAAAAATGACAACGTGTTGGCCGCTGCAGAGACTTACTTGGGCACCGTTTATGAAAGGACTGGAGAGAATTATGTGTTCTTTTTTGTAGCGGATAAATCCGGTCAGATTATAGCTGATAGCGGGTATGGCAAATACAGGAGACAAAATACAAATTTGTCAGACAGAAAATATTTCCAGGACGCCAAATCAGGCCAAATTATCATTAGTACCCCTGTTATCTCAAAAGCCGGCGGGATGCCCATCGTTGTGGTTGCCGTTCCTTTGAAGGATAGCTCAGGTTCATTTGTCGGAATTCTGGGTGTATCTGTAAAGCTAACAGCTTTGTCTGAAGAAATTACCCAGGTAAAAATAGGAGAGACCGGCTATCCTTTTATGGTCGCCAATGACGGACTTTTTATTGCGCACCCTGTAGCGGATTATATTTTCAAGCTCAACATGTCCTCCCTTGAGGGCATGGAGGAGATTTCCAGAAGAACATTGGCCGGAGAATCAGGCGTTGAAAAATATCGTTTTAAAGGGACCGATAAGATTGCAGGGTTTGCCCACGTGCCTGCCACAGGCTGGAGCCTTGTGGTCACCCAGAATGAAGCTGAATTTTTAGCGCCTGTGGTGTCTATCCGTAATTTGGTGCTTGGCGCCGGCGCAATTTTCCTGGTGTTGACTGTCTTGGCGGTGCTCTGGTTTGTTAAAGGCATTATGCGGCTCCTGGGGCATGATCCCTCTGAAATTGCCAAAGTGGCCAACCTGATTGCTGCGGGCGATTTGACCTATGAATTCCCCGGGACCGGCAAATCAATCACCGGGGTCTACGCCAGCATGCAACAGATGACCAATAACTTAAAACATATGTTCCAGGACATTTCCCAGGGGATTCACACATTGACATCGTCTTCCACCGAACTGTCGGCGGTGTCCAAGGAGATGACGGCTGGGGCTGAAATGTCATCCCAAAAAGCAAATAACGTCTCTGCGGCAGCAGAAGAGATGGCAACGGCAATGAACAGTGTTGCCGCCGCCACGGAACAGACAAGCGCCAACCTGCAGATGATTGTTGCTGCGGCAGAAGAGATGTCCGCAACAATCAATGAAATCTCATCAAATACGGCCAAAGGAAGTCAGACAACCAGCCAGGCGGTTGAAAAAGCCGAACATATTTCCCAGAAAGTAGATGATCTGGGAAGGGCTGCTGCCGAGATCAGCAAAGTGACCGAAGCCATCGTCGAGATTTCCGAACAGACAAATCTTTTGGCACTGAACGCCACCATAGAGGCGGCAAGGGCCGGTGAGGCTGGAAAGGGGTTTGCTGTGGTCGCCGGTGAAATTAAGGAGCTTGCAAAGCAGACAGCCCAGGCAACCGACGAAATTGGCGTAAGAATTGGTGAAGTGCAGTCAACAACAACGGAATCGGTCAACGCCATTAAAGATATTGTCGCGATCATTGATGATGTCAATACCATCGTTACATCGGTTGCCACTGCCATTGAAGAGCAGTCTGCCACAACCCAGGAAATTTCCAATAATGTCAGCCAGGCAGCCGCCGGTGTTCAGGAGGTCAATGAAAATGTCAACCAGACTTCCGTTGTCGCAGCTGAGGTGACCGAGGATGTTCACCATGTCAGCCAGTCTGCAGAAGAGATCTCGGCCGGAAGCGTGCATATAAACGAGAGTGCCCTGGAGTTGTCCAGGCTGTCTGAAAGTCTCAATGAGATGGTCGGCCGGTTTAAGCTGTAG
- a CDS encoding Hpt domain-containing protein — MDFRNIESFLNVDRNEARKLGRLLADTLTSDLEKIRRGLKDSDAQSIRFVAHSLKGASGNLGFEKLSQLAADIEMRCRAGQLDGLQDLLLDMQHLLEQLEDSLSGR, encoded by the coding sequence ATGGATTTTCGCAATATTGAGTCGTTTTTGAACGTTGATAGAAACGAAGCCCGAAAGCTGGGGCGTCTTCTGGCTGATACCCTGACGTCTGATCTGGAAAAAATCCGCCGTGGTCTTAAGGATAGCGATGCGCAGTCCATTCGTTTTGTGGCCCATTCCCTAAAGGGCGCGTCCGGGAATCTGGGATTTGAAAAACTGTCTCAACTGGCTGCGGATATCGAGATGCGTTGCCGGGCCGGTCAGCTTGACGGTTTGCAGGATTTGCTTTTGGACATGCAGCACCTGTTGGAACAACTTGAAGACAGCTTGTCAGGACGGTGA
- a CDS encoding fused response regulator/phosphatase — MADAYSILVVDDNRLNLVLIEKVLTKEGYVALLADNGPDARYIAAQKHPDLILLDIEMPGEDGFEVIKKLKNDAATVTIPVLFLTGVSEVDVKLKGFELGAVDYILKPFHPQEVLARVRIHLKLSIATNSLIQDQARKLRQVSQAQNAMLPSPEDFPDAGFSVFYKPLEEAGGDFYDILNISKQITGYFLADSSGHDIETSYATASVKALLTQNCTPVYSPRESMEMINDVLVEILPREKYLTACYMHLNRGTRTMTLVNAGHPPVVYMPKGKRPFFINIQGDILGMFADATFGLKKIAVNDGDRFFIYSDGLVESTQKKISWVAGMAGLLSAFDGLDKIALSQIPNVLISRLFNGEPIPEDDIVLLCIEV; from the coding sequence ATGGCTGACGCATATTCCATACTTGTGGTCGACGATAACCGGTTGAATCTTGTGCTCATTGAAAAAGTGCTGACCAAGGAGGGGTATGTTGCGCTTCTGGCGGACAATGGACCAGATGCCCGGTATATCGCTGCCCAAAAACATCCCGACCTGATCTTGCTGGACATTGAAATGCCCGGTGAAGACGGCTTTGAAGTCATTAAAAAGCTTAAAAATGATGCGGCAACCGTCACTATCCCTGTGCTCTTTTTAACGGGGGTATCCGAGGTGGATGTCAAATTAAAGGGGTTTGAGCTCGGGGCTGTGGATTATATCCTCAAACCCTTTCATCCTCAGGAGGTTCTAGCCCGGGTGCGCATTCACCTTAAACTGTCCATTGCCACCAACTCCCTGATACAGGATCAGGCCAGAAAACTGCGCCAGGTAAGCCAGGCCCAAAATGCCATGCTGCCGAGTCCCGAAGACTTTCCCGATGCCGGATTCAGTGTGTTTTATAAGCCGCTGGAAGAGGCCGGTGGGGATTTTTATGATATTTTAAATATTTCAAAGCAGATCACCGGATACTTCCTGGCCGACTCCTCGGGCCATGACATTGAAACCTCGTATGCCACAGCCTCGGTCAAGGCGCTTTTAACCCAGAACTGCACTCCGGTCTATTCGCCCAGGGAAAGCATGGAAATGATCAATGACGTGCTTGTGGAAATTTTGCCCAGGGAAAAATATTTGACCGCATGTTACATGCACCTGAATCGCGGTACAAGGACAATGACCCTGGTGAATGCAGGCCATCCCCCTGTGGTTTACATGCCCAAGGGGAAAAGACCTTTTTTTATTAATATCCAGGGGGATATTCTGGGCATGTTTGCCGATGCGACATTTGGCCTGAAAAAAATTGCAGTGAATGACGGGGATCGATTTTTCATATATTCAGATGGTCTGGTGGAATCCACACAAAAAAAAATTTCATGGGTGGCCGGAATGGCCGGGCTCTTATCTGCCTTTGACGGATTGGATAAAATTGCGCTTTCTCAAATTCCGAATGTGCTGATCTCCCGTCTTTTTAATGGAGAGCCCATACCCGAGGATGATATCGTTCTTTTATGTATTGAGGTGTGA
- a CDS encoding ATP-binding protein, translating to MPSFQDVYEFKEEGDRVLIRFSSAMEHIDTACAAVLLYLRSKGPKFFPHLFAVNLGMREAMANAVRHGNKYDVEKLVCMELDISRAPWLRMKITDQGPGFKWMQVQNKVAPDEADHGRGMSIMKTYFDRFSYNEKGNILYLEKQIL from the coding sequence ATGCCTTCATTTCAAGATGTCTATGAGTTTAAGGAGGAGGGGGATCGTGTCCTTATACGATTTTCTTCCGCCATGGAACATATTGATACGGCCTGTGCCGCAGTGCTTCTTTATCTTCGATCCAAAGGCCCTAAGTTTTTCCCCCATTTGTTTGCTGTCAATTTAGGCATGCGCGAAGCCATGGCCAATGCCGTGCGACATGGGAATAAATACGATGTGGAAAAACTGGTTTGCATGGAACTGGACATCAGCCGTGCCCCATGGCTGCGTATGAAGATCACAGACCAGGGACCGGGGTTTAAATGGATGCAGGTCCAGAATAAAGTCGCGCCGGATGAGGCGGACCACGGCAGGGGCATGAGCATCATGAAAACCTATTTTGACCGGTTCAGTTACAATGAAAAGGGCAACATCCTCTACCTTGAAAAACAGATTTTATAA
- the phoU gene encoding phosphate signaling complex protein PhoU, with translation MSSQLTRAMHKIKKEILSLGALVEDRFKKTIYAIKTDDIDQATRIIETDYLVDAQEVEVEEECLKTLALYHPVATDLRLITAVIKINNDLERIADYAANIARRFKKSGRTSNPFQYDYTPMAEQAAKMLKFSLDALVSLDGNIAYQVREMDAKVNEMRNEAYEVMKDTIRKHPEKVDEIINMYLISRHIERVGDHTKNIAEEVIYLIEGEIIRHS, from the coding sequence ATGAGCAGTCAGCTTACCCGCGCCATGCACAAGATCAAAAAGGAGATTTTATCCCTTGGTGCACTGGTGGAAGACCGGTTTAAAAAAACAATATATGCCATTAAAACAGACGATATCGACCAGGCCACCCGGATTATTGAAACCGACTACCTGGTGGACGCCCAGGAGGTTGAGGTCGAAGAGGAATGCCTGAAAACCCTTGCCCTGTACCATCCGGTGGCAACGGACCTGAGACTGATTACCGCTGTGATCAAGATCAACAATGATCTTGAACGTATTGCCGATTATGCCGCCAATATTGCCCGTCGGTTTAAGAAAAGCGGGCGCACTTCAAATCCCTTTCAATATGATTATACGCCCATGGCCGAACAGGCGGCAAAAATGCTTAAATTCAGTTTGGACGCCCTTGTCAGTCTGGATGGAAACATCGCGTATCAGGTCCGAGAGATGGACGCAAAGGTCAATGAGATGCGAAATGAAGCCTACGAAGTCATGAAGGATACCATACGCAAACATCCGGAAAAGGTTGATGAAATTATTAATATGTATCTTATTTCACGGCATATTGAACGGGTGGGCGATCACACTAAAAATATTGCCGAGGAAGTCATTTACCTGATAGAAGGTGAGATTATCCGTCATTCTTAA
- a CDS encoding response regulator: MSKETILIVDDEEDILELIKFNLKGEGYNILQAMTGEEAIKIAKQSGPDLMVLDLMLPGIDGLEVTRYLKNNDTTTDIPIVMLTAKGEESDIITGLELGANDYISKPFSPRELTARIRAILRRRQKNSAEAPVRVRQEGDMVIDRAKHRVSIEGKLVELTLSEFELLSFLAEKKGWVFTRGQIVDAIHGENYAVTERSIDVIIVGLRKKLGSYSSCIETVRGVGYRFKE; this comes from the coding sequence ATGTCCAAAGAGACCATATTGATTGTTGATGATGAGGAAGACATTCTTGAGCTGATCAAATTTAATCTAAAGGGCGAGGGGTACAACATACTCCAAGCCATGACCGGGGAAGAAGCCATTAAAATTGCTAAACAGTCCGGTCCTGATCTCATGGTGCTTGATCTTATGCTGCCGGGAATCGACGGGCTTGAAGTCACCCGGTATTTGAAAAATAATGACACCACCACGGATATTCCCATCGTGATGCTCACAGCCAAAGGCGAGGAATCCGACATCATTACCGGTTTGGAACTTGGGGCCAATGACTACATATCCAAGCCCTTCAGCCCAAGGGAGCTTACGGCCCGGATTCGCGCCATTTTGCGCCGCCGCCAGAAAAACAGTGCCGAAGCGCCGGTTCGTGTCCGTCAGGAAGGGGATATGGTCATTGACCGGGCCAAACACCGGGTCTCCATTGAAGGCAAGCTTGTTGAACTGACCTTGTCTGAATTTGAACTGCTCTCCTTTCTGGCTGAGAAAAAGGGCTGGGTGTTTACCCGGGGGCAGATCGTGGACGCCATTCATGGGGAAAATTATGCCGTGACCGAACGCAGCATTGATGTTATCATCGTCGGATTGCGCAAAAAGCTGGGCAGTTATTCATCCTGTATCGAAACGGTTCGGGGTGTGGGGTATCGTTTTAAGGAATAG